GATCGGCACGGCCACGCTTGGAATCAGCGTCGCGCGCCAGTTGCGCAGAAACAGGAACACGACCATCACGACCAGCGCCACCGCAACAATCAGCGTGAATTCCGTATCGTGCAGCGACGCGCGGATCGTGGTCGAGCGATCGGAGGTCGGCGTGATCTCGACGTCGGCGGGGAGCGCGGCCTGGAGTTGTGGCACCATGGCCTTCACGCGATCGATGGTGTCGATAATGTTCGCGCCCGGCTGGCGGTAAATGATCACGAGCACGGCGCGCTTGCCGTTGATCAGGCCCAGGTTGCGCAGATCCTCGACCGAATCGACTACTTCACCGACATCGCGCAGATGCACCGGGGCGCCGTTCCGGTAAGCGACCACCAGGTCGCGATACTGCTCGGCCTTGCTCGCCTGGTCATTCGTATAGAGCTGAAAGTGGGTGCCGTTGAACTCGATGGCGCCCTTCGGGCTGTTCGCATTCGCCGACGCCAGCGCCGCACGGACATCTTCCAGGCCGATGCCGTAGTGGAACAGCGCGTTCGGTTCCAATTCCACACGCACCGCAGGATTCGCCGAGCCGCTCACATCCACCTCGCCCACACCGGGCACAGTGGATAGCGTTTGCTGCAGCACGGTCGCGGCCGAATCGTATAGCGAACCAGCCGTTCGAGTCGGGGAGGAGAGCGCGAGGATCAGGATTGGCGCGTCGGCCGGGTTGACCTTGTGGTAAGTCGGATTGCTTTTCAGCGCCGTGGGAAGATCGGCGCGCGACGCGTTGATGGCGGCCTGCACGTCGCGCGCGGCGCCGTCAATGTCCCGGTTCAAACCAAACTGCAACGTGATACGGGCTGAGCCGACCGAGCTTTGCGACGTCATTTCGGTGACGTCCGCGATCGAGCCAAGATGGCGCTCCAGCGGACTCGCCACGCTGGTCGCGACGGTTTCCGGACTCGCGCCGGGCAAGCTCGCCTGGACCGAAATGGTCGGGAAATCGACTTGCGGCAACGGCGCGACCGGCAGCTTCGTGAACGCGAACAGGCCGGCGAGCGCAATGCCGATAGCGAGCAACGTGGTAGCGACCGGGCGCGCGATGAACGGTTGCGACAGGTTCATGCGCTTACTCCGTTCCGCTTGCCGGGCTCGCCGGGTGGGGCGGCGCGTTCCGGTGGAAACGCGAACGCACGCGGCGCGCGAGCGAATCGAAGCCGAGATAGATCACCGGCGTGGTAAAGAGCGTCAGCGCTTGCGACACGATCAAGCCGCCCACAATCGCAATCCCGAGCGGTCGACGCAGTTCGGAGCCCGCGCCCCAGCCCAGCATCAGCGGCAACGCGCCCAAGAGCGCGGCCATGGTGGTCATCAGGATTGGCCTGAAGCGCAGCAAACACGCCTGATAGATTGCATCGCGCGGACTCTTGCCTTGCTCGCGTTCGGCTTCCAGCGCGAAGTCGATCATCATGATGGCGTTCTTTTTCACAATGCCGATCAGCAACACGATGCCGATGATCCCGATGATGTCGAGATCGTGTCCTGTAATCATCAGTGAAAGCAGCGCGCCGACACCCGCCGAGGGCAGCGTGGACAAAATCGTGATCGGGTGGATAAAGCTCTCATACAGCACGCCGAGCACGATATACATGGTGACGATCGCGGCCAGGATCAGGAACAGTTCGTTCGATAGCGACGCCTGGAAAGCCAGCGCCGCGCCCTGGAAACGGATCTGGAACGAGGCGGGCAAGCCGATGTCCTTCTGCGCCTGACCGATCGCCTTCACGGCCGCGCCCAGCGACGCGCCGGGCGCGAGGTTGAACGAAACGGTGGTCGCGGGGAACTGCCCGAGGTGCGTCACCAGCAGCGGCGCCGCGCGTTCATGGAAGGTCGCGATAGCCGACAGCGGCACCTGACCGGAGCTTGCCGTGGAGGACGGCAGATAGATGCCGTTCAGCGTCTCGCTGTAATGCTCCTCGGTCGGCTGGGACTCCAGGATCACGCGATACTGGTTCGACTGCGTGAAGATGGTCGAGATGATGCGTTGACCGAATGCGTCGTAGAGGGCGTTGTCGACGGTAGCCGGCGTGATGCCGAAGCGCGCAGCCGTCGAACGGTCGATCTCCACGTACACCGACTGGCCGTTCTGCTGCAGGTCGGTCGCGACATCCGCCAGTTCTGGCGATTGCTGCAGCCGCGCAGTCAGTTTAGGCACCCATTCCGCGAACTCCGCCGAATTCGGGTCCGTCAGCATGAACTGATATTGGGTCGGGCTGACGGTGGAGTCGATGGTCAAATCCTGCACCGGCTGCATGTAGAGCCGGATGCCGGGAATGTTCGCCACGTCTTTCTGCAGCGTGCGGATCACGTCACTCGATGTATTGCTGCGGTCGTCGCGAGGCTTCAGGTTGATCAGCATCCGGCCGCTGTTCAGCGTGATATTGGTTCCGTCCACGCCAATGAACGAGGTCAGGCTTTCAACATCTGGGTTCTTCAGAACCTGCGCGGCGAGTGCTTGCTGCTGTTCAGCCACCGCTTGGTAAGACGCGGCTTGCGGCGCCTGCGTAATCGCCTGGATCACGCCGGTATCCTGGATCGGGAAGAAGCCCTTCGGAATCCAGATGTAGAGCAGAGCGGTGAGCACGAGCGTGAGCAGCGCGACCACCAGCGTCGAGCGCTGCCGGTCGAGCACCCATGTCAGCGCGACGCCATAACGCCCGATCACATAGTCAATGAACTGATGCGCACGTGCTTCGAACTGGTGACTTTCCTTCGGCGGCGTATGACGCAACAGCTTCGCGCACAGCATGGGCACGAGTGTGAGCGAGACGATTGCGGAGATCACGATGGTCACGGCCAGCGTGATCGCGAATTCGTGGAACAGGCGACCGACCACATCGCCCATGAACAGCAGTGGGATCAGCACCGCGATCAGCGAAACGGTCAGCGAAATGATGGTGAAGCCAATCTGCTTCGAGCCCTTGAGCGCCGCTTCGAGCGGTGGCTCGCCTTCCTCCACATAACGCGCGATGTTCTCGATCATCACGATGGCGTCATCGACGACAAAACCCGTCGCAATGGTCAACGCCATCAGCGAAAGGTTGTCGAGCGAGAAGCCGCACAGATACATAACGGCGAGCGTACCGATTAGCGAGACCGGTACGGACAAGCTCGGAATCAGCGTGGCCCAGACGTTCGCGAGGAACAGGTAGATCACGAGCACGACCAGCACTACGGAGAGCGCCAGTTCGAACTGCACGTCACGCACCGAGGCGCGAATGGTCGTGGTGCGGTCGGTGACGATGCGCACGTCGAGCGCGGCCGGCAGCGCCGACTGCAATTGCGGCAGGATCTTCTTGATGCCGTCGACCACCGCAATCACGTTCGCGCCCGGCTGGCGCTGCACGTTCAGGATGATGGCCGGCGTGTTGTCCACCCACGCGCCGAGCTTGGTGTTTTCCGCACCCTGGATGACCGTCGCGACATCCGTCAGCATCACCGGCCGGCCGTTCTTGTATGCGATGACCGCGCTCTGGTAGGCGCTCGCGTCGGTGAGCTGGTCGTTCGCGTTGATCGTGTAGGCCCGCGACGGACCGTCGAAATTGCCCTTCGGCGTGTTGACGTTGAGGTTCGAAATCGTGGTGCGCAAGTCGTCGATGTTCAGGCCATACGACGCCAGCGCGCGCGTGTTCGCCTGAATACGCACAGCCGGCCGGTTGCCGCCGCTGACCGACACCAGTCCCACGCCGCCGACCTGCGAGATCTTCTGCGCGAGGCGGGTGTCGGCGAGATCCTGGACCTGCGTGAGCGGCAAGGTCTTCGAGCTGATCGCGAGCGTGATGATGGGCGCGTCAGCGGGGTTCACCTTCGCGTAGATTGGCGGAGCGGGCAGGTCGGACGGCAGCAGGTTGCCTGCTGCGTTGATCGCCGCTTGTACTTCCTGCTCGGCAATGTCGAGCGGCAAGTCGAGACTGAATTGCAGCGTAATGACGGAGGCGCCCGCCGAACTTTGCGACGACATCTGGTTCAGGCTGGCCATCTGCCCGAACTGCTTTTCGAGCGGCGCGGTGACGGAAGTGGTCATCACATCCGGCGACGCGCCCGGGTAGAACGTCTGCACCTGGATGGTCGGATAGTCGACGGCGGGCAACGCGGACAGCGGCAAAAAGCGCAGCGCGACGAGGCCGACCAGCATGATTGCAGCCATCAGCAGCGCCGTGCCGACCGGACGCAGAATAAAAGGACGCGATGGATTCATGCGGGTGCAGTGCGGTTATGGATCATGAGTACATCATTGTTGCTGTTGCTTGCGATGGTGACCGTGATGCGCGCCCGAAGCAGCCGATGCCGCCGATGCCGTCGCGGCTCCGGAAGCGCCGGAAGCAGCCTTGGGCTTGTCTGCCGGGATCGTGATCTTCGCGCCTTCCTTCAGGCGGTCGGAGCCGTCGATCACCACACGTTCGCCCACTTCCAGACCTGTCTTGATGCTGGTGCGTTCTCCATCGACCGGACCGATCTTCACATTGCGCACAGTCACTGTATTGTCCGGCTTCACCACATAGACAAACGCGCCCGATGAACCGTTGAGCACCGCCGGCGTGGGCACGATGGTCGCGTCCTTGATGACATCGACCAGTAGTTTCGTGTTCACGAACTGGTTCGGAAACAGCATGCTTTCCTGGTTGTCGAAGGTCGCGCGCAGCTTGACGGTGCCCGTGGTGGTGTCGATCTGGTTATCGATTGTTTCCAGATAACCGCTTTCGAGCGACTTGGTGTTGGCCCGGTCGTAAGCGGTCACCGACATCTTCGTGCCCGCATGCAGCGGCTTCAGGATGGCGGTGAGGTTGTCTTCGGAGGTCGTGAAAATGACGCTGATGGGCTGCAGTTGCGTAATGACCACCACGCCGTTCGTGTCGCCGGTTGTCACGTAGTTGCCCGGATCGACTTGCCGCAAGCCGACACGGCCCGACACCGGCGCCGTGATGCGCGCGTACGTCAGGTCGAGCTTGTAGGTATCCACATTAGCCTGGTCCGACTTTACCGTCCCTTCGTATTGCTGCACGAGCGACGCCTGTGTATCCACTTGCTGGCTCGCGATCGAGTCTTGCGAAAGCAGCATTTGATAGCGCTTCAGGTCGAGGCGGGCAGTCTGCAGCAGCGCCTGGTCTTTCGCGAGCGTGCCTTGCGCATTGCGCAGCGAGATCTCGTAGGGGCGGGGGTCGATCTGCGCCAGGACGTCCCCCTTCTTGACCATCTGCCCTTCCTGGAAGGCGACGTCCTGCAGCGTGCCGTTGAGCTGCGTCTTGACCGTGACCGACGCCAGCGGCGTCACTGTCCCGAGCGAGTTGATCACCACCGGCATTTCACCTTGCGTGACCGTTGCGACATGCACCGGTTGCGGCGGAGCCGCCATGCCTGGACCGCCGCCACCGTGCCGGCCGCCGCCTGCCTGCCGCGCTTGCTGCGAGTTATCAGCACCACCGCGGTTCCACGGATGCCATGCGATCAAGCCTGCCACGATCAGGACCGCGACGACGATCCAAACGAGCCGGCGCCGGCGGGGCCGGGAGGCGGGCACAGGAGGAGTCGAGGCTTGGGAGGTAGGCGAACGGGCTTCAGAGTAAGGCGGTGGTGCTGGGTGTTTTTTTTGTTCGTCCATCGTTTCAGTGGCTCGGTGAGTCGGTGGGCTCGGAAACTGTCTTGAGGTGCTGGCGGGGTGGTTTGCCGGCGTTCGCGTGGACGGGTTCTGAAGCGTACTGGGAACGCCGTCGATTTACGTCACGCACTTTACGCGACGCATTGGTCAGCCACGCGGCGAGCACGCCATTGGCGCCCGATGTACTCGCGAAATGTTCATTTGAGTGAAAGCTTCGAAAGGTGGCCCGGGCGCGCGAAGCATGATGCTACGTCCCGTGCTTCGTTGCAGTCCAGCTATCTTTCTTTCGATTGATTACGAACGTTACGAATCCCGATGAGATAGCAGGCAATTCGAAAACAACGCGCGGAAGGACGTCAACGCCGACCGACATCGTATCGTCTTGCGCATTCACGAGTGACGCGAAGCCATGAAAAGGCGTGATCCATGAGTCTGGACTCGAAGCAGGGGGGGCGTGCGGCGGGCGCATGCGCGAGGAAGCGCAACGATGGGCGGCAAAACGTCCCGATTTGCCGATGCGGGCGCACAACGGTACATCGGGTGTTTTGCCGCCCATCAGGCGCATGGGGCGAAGCGAAGCGTAATGTGGCGAGACGTCGCGGGCGTTATTCGGCGCGTTATTCGCTCAGGCGCGCGGACGGTGTTCCGCCGATCTCGTGCGTGATCTTCGCGACGCATTCGAGCAACGCAGGCGCCACCTTGTTCAGCAGCACGTCCCGTGGGGCCTGATATTCAGCGCCGCCGCAATTGACCGC
This window of the Caballeronia sp. SBC1 genome carries:
- a CDS encoding MdtB/MuxB family multidrug efflux RND transporter permease subunit, which produces MNPSRPFILRPVGTALLMAAIMLVGLVALRFLPLSALPAVDYPTIQVQTFYPGASPDVMTTSVTAPLEKQFGQMASLNQMSSQSSAGASVITLQFSLDLPLDIAEQEVQAAINAAGNLLPSDLPAPPIYAKVNPADAPIITLAISSKTLPLTQVQDLADTRLAQKISQVGGVGLVSVSGGNRPAVRIQANTRALASYGLNIDDLRTTISNLNVNTPKGNFDGPSRAYTINANDQLTDASAYQSAVIAYKNGRPVMLTDVATVIQGAENTKLGAWVDNTPAIILNVQRQPGANVIAVVDGIKKILPQLQSALPAALDVRIVTDRTTTIRASVRDVQFELALSVVLVVLVIYLFLANVWATLIPSLSVPVSLIGTLAVMYLCGFSLDNLSLMALTIATGFVVDDAIVMIENIARYVEEGEPPLEAALKGSKQIGFTIISLTVSLIAVLIPLLFMGDVVGRLFHEFAITLAVTIVISAIVSLTLVPMLCAKLLRHTPPKESHQFEARAHQFIDYVIGRYGVALTWVLDRQRSTLVVALLTLVLTALLYIWIPKGFFPIQDTGVIQAITQAPQAASYQAVAEQQQALAAQVLKNPDVESLTSFIGVDGTNITLNSGRMLINLKPRDDRSNTSSDVIRTLQKDVANIPGIRLYMQPVQDLTIDSTVSPTQYQFMLTDPNSAEFAEWVPKLTARLQQSPELADVATDLQQNGQSVYVEIDRSTAARFGITPATVDNALYDAFGQRIISTIFTQSNQYRVILESQPTEEHYSETLNGIYLPSSTASSGQVPLSAIATFHERAAPLLVTHLGQFPATTVSFNLAPGASLGAAVKAIGQAQKDIGLPASFQIRFQGAALAFQASLSNELFLILAAIVTMYIVLGVLYESFIHPITILSTLPSAGVGALLSLMITGHDLDIIGIIGIVLLIGIVKKNAIMMIDFALEAEREQGKSPRDAIYQACLLRFRPILMTTMAALLGALPLMLGWGAGSELRRPLGIAIVGGLIVSQALTLFTTPVIYLGFDSLARRVRSRFHRNAPPHPASPASGTE
- a CDS encoding MdtA/MuxA family multidrug efflux RND transporter periplasmic adaptor subunit — its product is MDEQKKHPAPPPYSEARSPTSQASTPPVPASRPRRRRLVWIVVAVLIVAGLIAWHPWNRGGADNSQQARQAGGGRHGGGGPGMAAPPQPVHVATVTQGEMPVVINSLGTVTPLASVTVKTQLNGTLQDVAFQEGQMVKKGDVLAQIDPRPYEISLRNAQGTLAKDQALLQTARLDLKRYQMLLSQDSIASQQVDTQASLVQQYEGTVKSDQANVDTYKLDLTYARITAPVSGRVGLRQVDPGNYVTTGDTNGVVVITQLQPISVIFTTSEDNLTAILKPLHAGTKMSVTAYDRANTKSLESGYLETIDNQIDTTTGTVKLRATFDNQESMLFPNQFVNTKLLVDVIKDATIVPTPAVLNGSSGAFVYVVKPDNTVTVRNVKIGPVDGERTSIKTGLEVGERVVIDGSDRLKEGAKITIPADKPKAASGASGAATASAASAASGAHHGHHRKQQQQ